Proteins encoded together in one Variovorax paradoxus EPS window:
- a CDS encoding IclR family transcriptional regulator encodes MPRKAQTESVSDLNAAPGGAAAVDRALSLLSAFRPGDEALSLAQFAERTQLYKSTALRLLASLEHARLIRRQDDGRYALGMEIARLHGLYAASQSLDRIVLPVLRALAAATGESAAYHVRQDQGDGWVRLCQFRVDSSHVVRDHVRAGDLLPNDRGAGARVLIAFGPDTERPRGARERKLYEAIRAQGCCALVGDRTAELAGISAPVFHADGSLAAAVTLTMPTHRYDEGYIEPVRAAAKELSGQV; translated from the coding sequence ATGCCCCGCAAAGCCCAGACCGAATCGGTTTCCGACCTCAACGCCGCACCCGGCGGTGCCGCCGCGGTCGATCGCGCGCTGAGCCTGCTGTCGGCATTCCGGCCGGGCGACGAAGCGCTGTCGCTCGCGCAGTTCGCCGAGCGCACGCAGCTCTACAAGAGCACGGCGCTGCGGCTTTTGGCATCGCTCGAACACGCGCGGTTGATCCGCCGGCAGGACGACGGCCGCTACGCGCTCGGCATGGAGATCGCGCGGCTGCATGGGCTCTATGCCGCGTCGCAGTCGCTCGACCGCATCGTGCTGCCGGTGCTGCGTGCTCTCGCAGCCGCAACCGGAGAAAGCGCGGCGTACCACGTGCGGCAGGACCAGGGCGACGGCTGGGTGCGCCTGTGCCAGTTTCGCGTCGACTCATCGCACGTGGTGCGCGACCACGTGCGCGCGGGCGACCTGTTGCCCAACGACCGCGGCGCCGGTGCTCGCGTGCTGATCGCCTTCGGTCCCGATACCGAGCGGCCGCGCGGCGCGAGGGAACGCAAGTTGTATGAAGCGATCCGCGCGCAAGGCTGCTGCGCGCTGGTCGGGGATCGAACGGCCGAACTCGCGGGCATCTCGGCGCCGGTGTTCCATGCGGACGGCAGCCTTGCTGCGGCGGTCACGCTGACGATGCCGACGCATCGCTATGACGAGGGCTACATCGAACCCGTGCGCGCGGCGGCGAAGGAACTCAGCGGGCAGGTTTAG
- the hisC gene encoding histidinol-phosphate transaminase, giving the protein MILLASNENPLGMPESARRAAAAALEGAGNYPDSNGTALKNALAARLDVSPEWLTLGSGSSEILELAAQVSLKPGENVVYSQYGFIVYAQATAHAHARASVVPSQDFGHDLGAMRAAIADDTKLVFVANPNNPTGTFIDAGPLRDFLQSVPAHVTVLLDEAYTEYLSPAQRYDSIEWVRRLPNLIVARTFSKAFGLAGMRIGYGVSQPPLTSRMNAQRPRFNVTTPAQAAAVAALGDTEFLARTYELNTAGREQLAAGFTELGLVHIPSSGNFLMVQVGDAQAVHARLLAAGIEVSLLGPYGLPQWLRVSVGLPEQNEALLAALR; this is encoded by the coding sequence ATGATCCTCCTGGCTTCCAACGAAAACCCGCTCGGCATGCCCGAGTCGGCCCGCCGCGCCGCGGCCGCCGCCCTCGAAGGCGCCGGCAACTACCCCGACAGCAACGGCACCGCGCTCAAGAATGCACTGGCGGCCCGGCTCGACGTGTCGCCCGAGTGGCTCACGCTTGGCAGCGGATCGAGCGAAATCCTCGAACTCGCCGCGCAGGTGAGCTTGAAGCCGGGCGAGAACGTCGTCTATTCGCAGTACGGCTTCATCGTCTACGCGCAGGCCACGGCGCACGCCCATGCGCGCGCCTCCGTCGTACCTTCGCAAGATTTCGGCCACGACCTGGGCGCGATGCGCGCCGCGATCGCCGACGACACGAAGCTGGTCTTCGTCGCCAACCCGAACAACCCGACCGGCACCTTCATCGATGCTGGGCCGCTGCGCGACTTCCTGCAATCGGTGCCCGCGCATGTGACGGTGTTGCTCGACGAGGCCTACACCGAATACCTCTCGCCCGCGCAGCGCTACGACAGCATCGAATGGGTGCGGCGCCTGCCGAACCTGATCGTCGCGCGCACCTTCTCCAAGGCCTTCGGCCTCGCGGGGATGCGCATCGGCTACGGCGTGTCGCAGCCGCCGCTGACCTCGCGCATGAACGCGCAACGGCCGCGTTTCAACGTGACGACGCCGGCCCAGGCCGCCGCAGTGGCCGCGCTCGGCGACACGGAATTCCTCGCGCGCACCTACGAACTCAACACCGCCGGACGCGAGCAACTCGCCGCGGGTTTCACCGAGTTGGGCCTCGTGCACATCCCTTCTTCGGGCAACTTTCTCATGGTGCAGGTGGGCGATGCGCAGGCCGTGCACGCGCGCCTCTTGGCCGCCGGCATCGAGGTTTCGCTGCTCGGCCCCTACGGCCTGCCGCAGTGGCTGCGCGTGAGCGTGGGCCTGCCCGAACAGAACGAGGCGCTGCTCGCCGCGCTGCGCTGA